Proteins from one Pseudomonas bijieensis genomic window:
- a CDS encoding NUDIX hydrolase: MRIAAALLLGSDGRTLLVRKRGTQAFMQPGGKIEAHEQPVQALARELEEELGLQIDPAQARHLGVFSAPAANEPGFVVQAEVFLLRIDAPVSPAAEIEEICWIDPAGDNDLVLAPLTGEVILPFYRATHLATC, translated from the coding sequence ATCCGTATCGCCGCCGCCCTGCTGCTCGGGTCGGACGGGCGAACCCTGCTGGTGCGCAAGCGCGGCACCCAGGCCTTCATGCAGCCGGGCGGCAAGATCGAGGCCCATGAGCAGCCGGTGCAGGCGCTGGCCCGTGAATTGGAAGAGGAGCTTGGCTTACAGATCGACCCGGCACAGGCCCGGCACCTGGGCGTGTTCAGCGCTCCGGCGGCCAACGAACCGGGGTTCGTCGTGCAGGCCGAGGTGTTTTTGCTACGCATCGACGCGCCGGTTTCGCCGGCTGCCGAGATTGAAGAGATTTGCTGGATCGACCCGGCCGGTGACAATGATCTTGTGCTGGCACCGTTGACAGGCGAGGTGATCCTGCCGTT